In the genome of Pelobacter seleniigenes DSM 18267, one region contains:
- the rimK gene encoding 30S ribosomal protein S6--L-glutamate ligase, protein MKIGVLSGNPELYSTRRLVEAGKKRGHEIRVVDPLRCYMTIASQRPTIHYRGEELSGFDAIIPRIGASITFYGTAVVRQFEMMGVYSVNESVAISRSRDKLRSLQLLARRGIGLPVTGFAHSTQYTQDLISLAGGAPLVIKLLEGTQGIGVVLAETDKAAESVIEAFRGLKENILVQEFIKEAQGADIRCFVVGEKVVAAMKRQGKEGEFRSNLHRGGKASVVRLTPEERSTAARAARIMGLNVAGVDLLRSNHGPVVMEVNSSPGLEGIETATDKDVADLIIQFIEKQAKPGRTRTRGQG, encoded by the coding sequence ATGAAAATTGGAGTGTTGTCCGGTAATCCGGAGCTTTATTCGACCCGCAGGCTGGTCGAAGCCGGCAAAAAAAGGGGACATGAAATCAGGGTTGTTGATCCGTTACGCTGTTATATGACCATTGCCAGTCAGCGGCCGACGATCCATTATCGGGGGGAGGAACTGAGCGGATTTGATGCAATTATCCCGCGAATTGGGGCGTCCATTACCTTTTACGGAACCGCTGTGGTCCGGCAGTTCGAAATGATGGGAGTGTACAGTGTCAATGAATCGGTTGCGATCAGTCGTTCACGGGACAAATTACGCAGTCTGCAGTTGCTGGCCCGCCGCGGCATCGGCTTGCCGGTGACCGGTTTTGCCCATTCCACCCAGTACACCCAGGATCTGATCAGCCTGGCCGGCGGGGCTCCGTTGGTCATCAAGCTGCTTGAGGGGACCCAGGGGATTGGGGTTGTCCTGGCGGAAACGGATAAAGCCGCAGAGAGCGTTATCGAGGCCTTTCGTGGACTGAAGGAAAACATCTTGGTGCAGGAGTTCATCAAGGAGGCCCAAGGCGCTGATATTCGTTGCTTTGTGGTTGGCGAAAAGGTGGTCGCGGCCATGAAGAGGCAGGGCAAGGAAGGTGAGTTCCGATCCAACCTGCATCGCGGAGGGAAGGCTTCGGTGGTCCGCCTGACACCGGAAGAACGCTCTACCGCTGCCCGGGCGGCGCGGATCATGGGGCTGAATGTGGCCGGAGTGGATCTGTTGCGCTCCAATCACGGCCCGGTGGTGATGGAGGTCAACTCGTCCCCGGGGCTGGAGGGGATCGAAACTGCGACGGATAAAGATGTCGCTGATCTGATCATTCAGTTTATCGAGAAACAGGCCAAGCCCGGCCGGACCAGGACGCGGGGACAGGGGTGA
- a CDS encoding ATP-dependent zinc protease family protein, with protein sequence MEKICLGWREWLALPDLHIAQIKAKIDTGARTSALHAYFVEPFEAAGVKMVRFGVHPLQKRLDRELICQCPVKDYREVSDSGGHREMRYVIETTVQLGNLCWPVEMTLTNRDSMKFRMLLGRTALQGKIVAPDRSYLFGRPGRVGY encoded by the coding sequence ATGGAAAAAATATGCCTGGGCTGGCGTGAGTGGCTGGCCTTGCCCGATTTGCATATTGCGCAAATCAAAGCCAAAATAGATACCGGAGCCAGGACTTCGGCGCTGCATGCCTATTTTGTTGAACCCTTCGAAGCAGCAGGCGTAAAGATGGTGCGCTTTGGCGTCCATCCGTTGCAGAAGCGGCTGGACCGTGAGCTGATCTGTCAGTGCCCGGTTAAGGATTATCGCGAGGTCAGCGATTCAGGCGGACACCGGGAAATGCGCTATGTCATTGAAACAACAGTGCAGCTGGGGAATCTGTGCTGGCCCGTTGAAATGACCCTGACCAACCGGGACAGCATGAAGTTCAGGATGCTGCTTGGACGAACGGCGTTGCAGGGGAAAATTGTTGCTCCTGACCGCTCCTACCTGTTTGGCAGACCGGGGCGCGTTGGTTATTGA
- a CDS encoding FadR/GntR family transcriptional regulator, with protein MTAKPESSLRDTETNERLYVRVSHDIKRYLLAQNLVEGDRLPSETELSKELGVSRATIREAIVALEVSGILAVKRNFGAVVLNLSEELPPQVISSEAGPFEQIQVRMLLEPEAARLAALNRTTRQCDGMEQAIEMMVGENQAGFTSEEGDMQFHLIIAKASKNSLLQSHIESLWEMRHKGKLWPQLQRSVDLNVTRTRAVFQHMRILEAVRSQNAERARQMMKEHLLSVQAELESTINE; from the coding sequence ATGACAGCCAAACCGGAATCCTCACTCCGTGATACCGAAACTAATGAGCGGCTTTATGTCCGGGTCTCCCACGATATCAAAAGATATCTGCTGGCCCAGAACCTGGTCGAAGGGGATCGTCTGCCTTCCGAAACGGAATTGTCAAAAGAGCTGGGGGTCAGCCGGGCAACCATCAGGGAGGCGATTGTCGCTTTGGAGGTCTCGGGGATTCTGGCGGTGAAGAGGAATTTCGGCGCTGTGGTGCTGAATCTGAGTGAAGAACTTCCCCCGCAGGTCATCAGCTCGGAAGCCGGCCCTTTTGAACAGATTCAGGTGCGCATGCTCTTGGAGCCGGAAGCCGCTCGTTTGGCGGCCCTGAATCGAACCACGCGGCAATGCGATGGCATGGAGCAGGCTATTGAAATGATGGTTGGAGAAAATCAGGCCGGGTTCACCTCTGAAGAAGGGGATATGCAGTTTCACCTGATTATCGCCAAGGCTTCGAAAAATTCTCTGCTGCAGAGCCATATCGAGAGCCTTTGGGAGATGCGGCACAAAGGTAAACTGTGGCCCCAATTACAGCGCAGTGTCGATCTGAATGTCACCAGAACCAGAGCTGTTTTCCAGCATATGCGTATTCTTGAAGCGGTCCGCTCTCAAAATGCCGAGCGTGCCAGGCAGATGATGAAAGAACATCTGCTTTCCGTGCAGGCAGAACTGGAAAGTACGATCAACGAGTAA
- a CDS encoding SDR family NAD(P)-dependent oxidoreductase, translating to MKFMRATVHSQAQAKTRAFLRNSQPGNHSFFTTKERNMRFSGQVCVLVGGASELATVTGKRLIDEGAKVILIHHNQPSLDRVLPEYQERKVFCYIANITDFETLRDTFNAIAKEHGKIDVMINCAGIMKPAPIEKLSSGDWQDVIDVNLTGTFYACKAAATIMRQQKSGKIINVASLAGRTGRPGVGVNYAASKAGMIGLTQALAQELASYGITVNVVSPGPLKGRMFQKLPQATKDKLQAGIPLGRVGEMEEVAGAILFMSSADANWITGEVLDVNGGVFM from the coding sequence ATGAAATTTATGAGGGCGACGGTGCATTCCCAAGCACAGGCAAAAACCCGGGCCTTCTTACGCAACAGCCAACCAGGCAATCATTCTTTTTTTACAACCAAGGAGAGAAACATGAGATTTTCCGGACAAGTCTGTGTTTTGGTCGGCGGAGCTTCAGAACTGGCAACAGTCACAGGAAAAAGACTCATTGATGAGGGAGCAAAGGTTATCCTGATCCATCACAATCAGCCCTCTCTTGACCGAGTTTTGCCAGAGTATCAAGAACGAAAAGTTTTTTGCTATATCGCCAACATTACCGACTTTGAAACTCTGAGAGACACCTTCAATGCCATCGCCAAAGAGCATGGCAAGATAGACGTCATGATCAATTGCGCCGGCATCATGAAACCAGCCCCCATTGAAAAACTGTCCTCAGGAGATTGGCAAGATGTTATCGATGTCAATTTGACCGGTACGTTCTATGCCTGTAAAGCCGCAGCAACCATAATGCGACAGCAAAAATCAGGGAAAATTATCAATGTAGCATCCCTGGCCGGTCGCACCGGTCGCCCCGGAGTAGGTGTTAACTATGCCGCCTCCAAAGCTGGCATGATCGGCCTGACTCAAGCGTTAGCACAGGAACTGGCGAGTTACGGCATTACGGTCAATGTCGTTTCACCGGGACCGCTGAAAGGGCGCATGTTTCAAAAACTGCCCCAAGCGACAAAAGACAAATTGCAGGCAGGCATACCTCTGGGCCGGGTCGGAGAAATGGAGGAAGTCGCTGGGGCGATTCTGTTTATGAGCAGCGCTGACGCAAACTGGATCACCGGTGAAGTCCTTGATGTAAACGGTGGCGTTTTCATGTAA
- a CDS encoding amidohydrolase family protein has protein sequence MNLINAPKIDSHLHVFDPLKFPYSPGTFYAPSGSEIGTPDQFLKVMDCHNVKHALLVGPNSGYGEDNSCLLDTIARNPDKFKGIAVVDNNTSLEKLHQLQQQGIIGVAFNVALHGIAQYTKTSALLEKLTTLDMYLQIQVQHDQLTELLPLLTTSKVKVLVDHCGRPDPKAGLNQQGFRDLLRLADSGRVFVKISGQYKISQAPYPYPDMTPYIKELFNAFTLDGCVWASDWPFLRAPARLDYAPLLKLIEHFLPSVSEQHKLLWQTPARLFGFATGERPAT, from the coding sequence ATGAACCTGATCAATGCCCCAAAGATCGACTCTCACCTTCATGTCTTTGATCCGTTGAAGTTTCCCTATTCTCCCGGAACATTTTACGCCCCATCCGGCAGCGAGATAGGAACCCCGGATCAATTTTTAAAGGTTATGGATTGTCATAACGTCAAGCACGCACTGCTTGTCGGCCCGAATTCAGGCTACGGCGAAGACAACAGTTGTCTGCTTGATACAATCGCCCGAAATCCGGATAAGTTTAAAGGGATTGCGGTGGTGGATAACAATACCAGCCTGGAAAAACTGCACCAGCTTCAGCAACAGGGAATTATCGGGGTTGCTTTTAATGTCGCACTTCACGGGATTGCTCAATATACTAAAACGTCAGCACTCCTTGAAAAATTGACGACACTCGATATGTACCTGCAGATTCAGGTTCAGCATGATCAGCTGACAGAGCTATTGCCGCTTCTGACAACCTCAAAAGTAAAGGTTCTGGTCGATCATTGTGGACGCCCTGATCCGAAAGCGGGTCTGAATCAACAAGGCTTCAGGGATCTCCTTCGGTTGGCGGATAGCGGCCGGGTTTTTGTTAAAATTTCCGGCCAGTATAAAATATCGCAAGCGCCATATCCTTATCCAGATATGACTCCCTATATAAAAGAGCTATTCAATGCTTTTACCTTAGATGGTTGCGTATGGGCCTCTGACTGGCCTTTTTTGCGAGCACCGGCACGATTGGACTATGCTCCCCTGCTTAAATTAATTGAACATTTTCTGCCATCCGTTTCTGAACAGCACAAACTCCTGTGGCAGACCCCGGCGAGACTGTTCGGCTTCGCCACCGGGGAGAGACCGGCGACTTAA
- a CDS encoding response regulator, which produces MALHTDSVVVCNKMARNLLVSSPRQRLLPIPGGMGGKEVVREIQKMNIAMPVFVVSGYAQDPIMKNREAYGFTASLSKPFRQIELIEMIGAYIGTV; this is translated from the coding sequence TTGGCATTGCATACAGACAGCGTGGTTGTCTGTAATAAGATGGCCAGGAATCTGTTGGTTTCGTCTCCTCGGCAGAGGCTTCTGCCCATTCCTGGCGGAATGGGCGGAAAAGAGGTGGTCAGAGAAATACAGAAAATGAATATAGCAATGCCCGTATTTGTCGTCAGCGGATATGCTCAAGATCCCATCATGAAGAATCGCGAAGCATATGGTTTTACAGCGAGCCTCAGCAAACCATTCAGACAGATTGAATTAATTGAAATGATTGGCGCATATATCGGAACGGTTTAA
- a CDS encoding nitrous oxide reductase accessory protein NosL gives MKKIFFLSLTVLLMFSTLLPAAEQADQKLHLSCSYCGMNRVKFATSRMLINYTDKTSVGTCSLHCMALEFANSIGKTPATIEVGDYNTQQLIDAETAVWVIGGDLPGVMSSRAKWAFRERAAAEAFVSSHGGTIADFDQAMKTAYEDMYTDTKMIRKNRAMKKAKMPHQDMDHDMHQHGMEKK, from the coding sequence ATGAAAAAGATTTTCTTCTTGAGCCTGACCGTTCTGTTGATGTTCTCAACGCTGCTTCCTGCGGCGGAACAGGCAGACCAGAAACTCCACCTGTCTTGCAGTTACTGCGGGATGAATCGGGTTAAATTCGCCACCAGCCGGATGCTGATCAACTACACGGACAAAACCAGTGTCGGCACTTGCAGTCTGCACTGCATGGCCCTGGAATTTGCCAACAGTATCGGCAAAACACCTGCAACCATTGAGGTCGGCGATTACAACACCCAACAGCTGATCGATGCAGAAACAGCCGTCTGGGTCATCGGCGGCGACCTGCCGGGCGTCATGTCCTCACGAGCCAAATGGGCGTTTCGCGAGCGGGCGGCTGCGGAGGCCTTTGTCAGCAGCCATGGCGGGACCATTGCCGACTTTGATCAGGCGATGAAGACCGCTTACGAGGATATGTACACGGACACCAAAATGATCCGCAAAAACAGGGCCATGAAAAAAGCGAAAATGCCGCACCAGGACATGGATCATGACATGCACCAGCACGGCATGGAGAAAAAATAG
- the mbfA gene encoding iron exporter MbfA — MIPGVPSGRRRFSDLSEQEILALAISNEEDDARIYRQYAERLRTDFPASAKIFDAMAAEEDGHRRQLIDAHKQRFGTVIPLIRREHVSGFYARNPVWLIENLGLERIRNEAREMERQAEQFYRKAAEHTSDADIRRLLGDLAAIEAGHGKLADGLEEEHLPAEHRHEEDRAAHRQFVLTWVQPGLAGLMDGSVSTLAPIFATAFATQNTHTTFLVGLAASVGAGISMGFTEAASDDGELSGRGSPGKRGLAAGVMTTLGGFGHALPYLIPHFWMATSIALVLVFIELWSIAWIQNRYMETPFWRAAFQVVLGGALVFAAGALIGGG, encoded by the coding sequence GTGATTCCCGGAGTTCCCAGTGGCCGGCGGCGCTTTTCGGATCTGTCTGAACAGGAGATCCTGGCTCTGGCCATTTCCAATGAAGAAGATGATGCGCGTATTTATCGGCAATATGCCGAGCGGTTGCGGACCGACTTCCCGGCTTCGGCGAAAATTTTCGACGCGATGGCCGCAGAAGAAGACGGGCATCGCCGCCAACTGATCGACGCACACAAGCAGCGTTTCGGTACGGTTATTCCCCTGATCCGCCGCGAACATGTCTCCGGGTTTTACGCACGCAATCCGGTCTGGCTGATCGAAAATCTGGGCCTGGAGCGGATTCGCAACGAAGCGCGCGAAATGGAGCGCCAGGCCGAGCAGTTCTACCGGAAGGCCGCCGAGCATACCTCGGATGCCGATATTCGCCGGTTGTTGGGTGATCTTGCCGCAATTGAAGCAGGGCACGGCAAGCTTGCTGATGGCCTCGAAGAAGAGCATCTACCGGCTGAGCACCGTCACGAAGAAGACCGCGCCGCCCATCGCCAGTTTGTCCTGACCTGGGTGCAGCCGGGACTGGCCGGACTCATGGATGGCTCGGTTTCGACTCTGGCGCCTATTTTTGCCACTGCCTTCGCCACCCAGAACACTCACACCACCTTCCTGGTCGGCTTGGCCGCCAGTGTCGGAGCGGGTATTTCCATGGGCTTCACCGAAGCTGCTTCCGATGATGGTGAACTGTCCGGCCGGGGGAGCCCGGGCAAGCGCGGCCTGGCGGCCGGAGTGATGACGACTCTGGGTGGCTTTGGTCACGCGCTCCCCTATCTTATCCCCCATTTCTGGATGGCGACATCCATCGCGCTGGTGTTGGTTTTTATTGAACTCTGGTCAATCGCCTGGATTCAGAACCGTTATATGGAGACTCCTTTCTGGCGGGCCGCCTTCCAGGTGGTGCTGGGTGGCGCCCTGGTCTTTGCGGCCGGTGCGTTGATCGGCGGCGGCTGA